In the Parasteatoda tepidariorum isolate YZ-2023 chromosome 3, CAS_Ptep_4.0, whole genome shotgun sequence genome, one interval contains:
- the LOC107438620 gene encoding ectonucleoside triphosphate diphosphohydrolase 6 isoform X1, whose product MTVVPSIWKKNIINQPTMKFLFFIIVASILLYILQVEIQPFTNVRQVLTSEEQQPGEKYIIVFEGGSKSTSMRIFHFISNSSEIALKGGYYAKTGGPGLTSFADKPYNVAKNITFLLEKAENIIPFERWSETPVTLKGTDGLRSLPKHASDSILKEVENIFKNSSFVCNENCATIISGEDEGLYGWYALNFLLGRLKNDGYSAAFIEFGGDSIQLAFSTVNLGTLKLITDNYTSLFNESDKPLEIYSKSYLGLGYETTRLSILQLTSDGTALSENENIAILSSPCINPSHIQLWVQNATRYVVIGQKRGNFSYEHCYEKIMEFLGDTVERPPNLNYHDIYAININMGEFGVVSGDDSKYTVDELVKTCIKFCSSEAPVIGKFSCLDCTYLIAFLQHGLGLSHEKEITFQNKIHGIDVSWSLGVALDVVKQL is encoded by the exons ATGACCGTTGTACCGTCAATATGGAAAAAGAACATTATCAACCAACCAACAATGAAATTCCTGTTTTTCATTATTGTCGCATcgatattattatacattttacaaGTAGAAATTCAACCTTTTACAAATGTTAGACAAGTCTTAACTTCTGAAGAACAACAGCCAGGTGAAAAATATATCATCGTATTTGAAGGAGGCAGTAAGAGTACAAGCATgcgtatatttcattttatttccaattcaa GTGAAATCGCACTTAAAGGaggatattatgcaaaaacAGGAGGGCCTGGACTTACCAGTTTTGCTGATAAACCTTATAAT GTtgcaaaaaatatcacttttttacTAGAAAAAGCCGAAAATATAATACCATTTGAGAGATGGAGTGAAACTCCCGTAACACTAAAAGGCACTGATGGACTCAGATCATTACCAAAACATGCATCAGATTCCATTTTGAAAGAG gtagaaaatatatttaaaaattcttccttTGTATGCAATGAAAATTGTGCTACTATAATATCAGGAGAGGATGAAG gattaTATGGATGGTAtgcgttaaattttttattag gtaGATTGAAAAATGATGGTTATTCAGCAGCATTTATAGAATTTGGAGGAGATTCCATACAATTAGCTTTTTCAACAGTTAATTTAGgtactttgaaattaataacgGATAACTATACATCTCTATTCAACGAATCAGATAAACCATTGGAAATATACTCTAAAAg ttatttagGTTTAGGCTATGAAACTACAAGACTATCAATTTTACAGTTGACAAGCGATGGCACAG CTCTTTCGGAGAATGAAAACATCGCAATACTGTCCAGCCCTTGTATAAACCCTTCACACATTCAACTCTGGGTACAAAACGCAACCAGATATGTTGTCAT TGGCCAGAAAAGAGGTAATTTTAGTTATGAGCATTGTTACGAAAAAATCATGGAATTTCTTGGAGATACAGTGGAAAGGCCACCGAACTTAAATTATCATGACATTTACGCTATCAACATTAATATGGGAGAGTTCGGCGTTGTAA GCGGAGACGACTCAAAATATACTGTCGATGAACTTGTGAAaacttgcattaaattttgCTCATCTGAGGCACCCGTTATTGGAAAATTTTCGTGCCTCGACTGTACTTACTTAATAGCATTTTTACAGCATGGCTTAGGACTCAgtcatgaaaaagaaataacg
- the LOC107438620 gene encoding ectonucleoside triphosphate diphosphohydrolase 6 isoform X2, with amino-acid sequence MTVVPSIWKKNIINQPTMKFLFFIIVASILLYILQVEIQPFTNVRQVLTSEEQQPGEKYIIVFEGGSKSTSMRIFHFISNSSEIALKGGYYAKTGGPGLTSFADKPYNVAKNITFLLEKAENIIPFERWSETPVTLKGTDGLRSLPKHASDSILKEVENIFKNSSFVCNENCATIISGEDEGLYGWYALNFLLGRLKNDGYSAAFIEFGGDSIQLAFSTVNLGTLKLITDNYTSLFNESDKPLEIYSKSYLGLGYETTRLSILQLTSDGTALSENENIAILSSPCINPSHIQLWVQNATRYVVIGQKRGNFSYEHCYEKIMEFLGDTVERPPNLNYHDIYAININMGEFGVAETTQNILSMNL; translated from the exons ATGACCGTTGTACCGTCAATATGGAAAAAGAACATTATCAACCAACCAACAATGAAATTCCTGTTTTTCATTATTGTCGCATcgatattattatacattttacaaGTAGAAATTCAACCTTTTACAAATGTTAGACAAGTCTTAACTTCTGAAGAACAACAGCCAGGTGAAAAATATATCATCGTATTTGAAGGAGGCAGTAAGAGTACAAGCATgcgtatatttcattttatttccaattcaa GTGAAATCGCACTTAAAGGaggatattatgcaaaaacAGGAGGGCCTGGACTTACCAGTTTTGCTGATAAACCTTATAAT GTtgcaaaaaatatcacttttttacTAGAAAAAGCCGAAAATATAATACCATTTGAGAGATGGAGTGAAACTCCCGTAACACTAAAAGGCACTGATGGACTCAGATCATTACCAAAACATGCATCAGATTCCATTTTGAAAGAG gtagaaaatatatttaaaaattcttccttTGTATGCAATGAAAATTGTGCTACTATAATATCAGGAGAGGATGAAG gattaTATGGATGGTAtgcgttaaattttttattag gtaGATTGAAAAATGATGGTTATTCAGCAGCATTTATAGAATTTGGAGGAGATTCCATACAATTAGCTTTTTCAACAGTTAATTTAGgtactttgaaattaataacgGATAACTATACATCTCTATTCAACGAATCAGATAAACCATTGGAAATATACTCTAAAAg ttatttagGTTTAGGCTATGAAACTACAAGACTATCAATTTTACAGTTGACAAGCGATGGCACAG CTCTTTCGGAGAATGAAAACATCGCAATACTGTCCAGCCCTTGTATAAACCCTTCACACATTCAACTCTGGGTACAAAACGCAACCAGATATGTTGTCAT TGGCCAGAAAAGAGGTAATTTTAGTTATGAGCATTGTTACGAAAAAATCATGGAATTTCTTGGAGATACAGTGGAAAGGCCACCGAACTTAAATTATCATGACATTTACGCTATCAACATTAATATGGGAGAGTTCGGCGTT GCGGAGACGACTCAAAATATACTGTCGATGAACTTGTGA